The Ricinus communis isolate WT05 ecotype wild-type chromosome 8, ASM1957865v1, whole genome shotgun sequence sequence ttgataaagaaaaaaacaaaacaaaacaaaaccaaaTTGGTGATGCGATTAATAGATCTTTATAAACCATAACATTCTTTCGAGACATGTAAGAGCACTTCATCCATAGCCCATATCttatactttctttttcacCATGTTActaatcatatttataaatctccCATTTGTTTATAGTTTTGATGATACAAACAAAGAGAGGCAGAAAATAACAAGGAAAGAGACAAGTCTTGATGCGTTAGATGGGTGGTCTAAGTTTGATCCTACAAAGATTGATTCAGAAGATTACATGATGAGTATTCACATTTcaagttttataaattttccaTGAGAAAATGGGTGTTCAAAAACtggtttgaattttttttttaataaaatatattaatttttataattttttataaactaattttcttaaacCTGCTTTCgagaaatatattaatttcccTGCTTTTTTCCAAAAgcaattctaaaaaatttccCACCTCAGTGTCAAATGCCCCTAAAAGCTCCATCAAGATAGCTCAATAAAGACATTTCCAGGGCACAAAGCCTATATTTCCCACATGGATGGCATTTATATGTATTGCTTTTGAAGGCATTATAAGTACAACTTTCATGCCAGAAGTTAGGACTTAGATTATTTTGAGCTATTGCATTCCTACGTACAAGATTGTCAAtataaagtatttaaattgaggaaataaaataaaataaactttatgGCTCTATCAGGAAATTCATCCACACCTTATATTTTAGATGTCTTCTATATGTGGATGTATATGCTTCCTGGTggcaagaaaaagatattatcCAAATTCAAATTCCTGAAAGACTATACAAAGCTGCTGAAGTTTGCTGGAAGGGAGTAGGTGAAACCAAAGTTATATTCCGGATTTATTATTAGAAGGAAGTATTTCAGTATCCGGTTTCGGACTGTTCCAgattatttatatcatttaattttaaatcattaaaatacaacactataaaattattacccataatctaattaaatagcatattagaaagcaacaaGTGTACATATACtcaactttttattattatagaattataataataaaatctctttCTATAACATAACCacctaaattataaaatattattttatgaaacaaaaccataaaaatcaaattacataacttttaaattgttattattaaataatataagattaaattataaaaaaattataatttaatgaaaagaaaatatagttaAACCATATACCGCAAGATaaggtaataaataaaaataaatagatgattatttgaagttttaaatttcattttatttttattgatagagagaaaagagattttattatattaaagacAAGTGTTACCGAACTACTTAACTCAActcaataatatatattttctctatAAAGTTGCTTCATTTCGATCTATCTCGTTAATCACAGCCGGAATGACAATTTCAGTCCAATCTCGGTCATTCCGATCTAAAATGGCCGAGATTTTGATTGAtatgaaacaaaaaatattgtattccgtttttcataataaaatgatacATCTCAGTCATTCTGAGCGGAACAGAATGAAACTCATTCAGAACAACAGCCTCTCACGTCAAGAGAGTATGTGTGTTGAGGGATAGTTGCACAAAAAGTAATAAAGTTAATTTCTGATGGCTTAATTTGCAACAGCAAAATTCCTCAAGTCTTCTTTCCCAATGCCATCTCTATCAACCCATGTGCTATACAGGATGTAACGCTTTGACCACATACTGGAAAACTCATTCCGACCcaatgatttttaaaattggaaCCTATGAAGTTCAGAATTTCAGTAGTTCCCCATGCCTGGGAACTGTATAAACTTACAACAGACATGCTCAAGCAAGCTTTCTCAGTGTACACGTAGCAAGAGAGATACAACTAAGAAGGAGATGTGGACCTTCCTTTCCTTTTACCGGTCAGTGTTGCAGGTTTATTCTCTGAATGCGGAAAAGATTCTTCGCTGTCAAGTATATCATTGTAACCTGTGATAGAGTTTGCTTTGGAGGGGCTCAACAGTATCCTATCCTGATACTCAGTTTCAAAAGTTTCAATGTTCATCTCATCTTTGTCAGGTGCATAACAAGCACTTGACCGGGTGATGCAGAGCCAGCTTTGTGCAGAATCCTCATTTCCATCACCTGCTATAGGTACATGCCATGATCCCTTTTCTGATTCCTGAAATCAAGAAAGAGTTATtagattataattaataaagtcGGCGTTGATCATTTGGTGCCAGCAACATTAAACAACACACCACATATACCAAACAGACCATGCTCATGCAGCTTACATACACTTAAATCATAGTTATTAAAACTGGACAAGACAACCAGTTGAATAATGCCATTGCTAAAACCGATTAAATTCATGTAAAAGACAcagaataactaaaaaaaatgcaATGACCCACATCAAACATGATTGAACCCTGTTCAAGtcaattttagtatataaaacaCTGAAAAGAAATACTGCTTGGCAGTTGACACTACTTAATATATGTCAATGCATGTTGGCATATGCTAATTTTCGTaagcaataaaaaattatccgAGTTGTAGGCAACTCTCAACAACATTTCTTTCTATCAAAGGTGAAATATGTAATCCTCTTAGTCTTATGATCATGTATCATTCCAAGTGCAACTCAATAATACAGTGACGAGAAAAgacaagttctagaagcagcGAGCATTCAGTTATGGACTAACCATGCAAGAGTTCTCATATAGAAACAAGTTTATTGTGAAATAACCAGTAACACACTAGTGAATCCATTGAATTCCTTAAGCTCATATCCTGATTATTAAGTATGAGAAGCCAAAGAAATAGAAATCTCATGAGCAATACATGCCACAAGCCAAAACAATGTTTGACCATATGGTACCTGGATCAGGACAGAAAATGGAGGTGGCATCTGAAGTTTCAGCTTGCCTTTCACAAAGGTATATCGCACCTGCAAGTCAATCCATCATAGACTGTCAAATATCAGTAACGAGAGAATATACAAGAACTATCATGATGCAGCATgcatctaaaagaaaaatatagtaaatttAAGAAGGATAATCTTCAGACTGGCCCAACAAGAATTTTGCTTTAGATTTCTAATGCATATTAAACACTGTGATCAAGATGGATGCTCAATGTTGAAACAGAAATACTTTCCCAATGACACCAACATGCACACAATAGTTTGTGAGGAATACAAGTTAAAACTATTCTTACCCTTCATCCTGCAACAGACACACACATCAATACAACTACAGTAGAAAAACGTGATAAGCAAAGTTCTAATCCCTAAAATATGGAAATCAACTTATCAACTAAATAATAGCTATATTTGACACTGTACACTTATTGAATGCCAGAGCTgcataaataatttcataataaatataatactacaatatattagaaaatatctaTCTGTAATATAGTGCCTGCAAACCATAATTCACCACAAGATCATTTCACAGATGGAATATGACCTGGTGCttctaatttcaaaattgACATCTTGAAAATCTAAGATGCCTCCTGAAAAACGTGTCTGTTACTGCGGAGACTGAGGTAAAAGATAGGTGCagcttaaaatttaaaagcagACACATTCTTATTGGTTTGCAAATATAAATCAGATTTATTGGAAGAACtgagattaaaaattaaaagaaatttacaaAACAAGTATTGCATTAGAGAACAGAGAGAGTGAGAAACAACAGTTACATATGAGACCAGATTCTTAGAAACGACATACTTGATGCCTTTCTTTCCACTTGAGAAAGAAGCTGCTTCCTAAAAGTTCAAAAATATGATCTCGCATCTCATCATTAGTGACGAGCAGACACTTCAGTTTTACAGCAGCATAAAGCCAATACCTGAATTTTGTTTcagaaaaactcaaaaaaaaaaaaaattgtatatcAAAAGAAGAACACACATAAGGTCTGGTCCAGATGTTTATACCAGTCATCATTGGAACCATGAGGGGTTGTGTAAAGAATGTCTTTTTCCGTCCACTCCTGAATCAGGTTTCTCTGGGAAGGATTTTCAAGGATTGCCCGCACCCGTTTATTATGCAAGACAATAAGTGGCCATTTTCCACTACGATCATACAGTTCTTTAACAACAGCATCAAGCTACAATAGAGCAATTTTGAGAACAAGAAATATACTGAAATATTAAACTGAAGGTGCAACAGAAACAGGCTAAATagaatggaaaagaaaaagatccACAACAGAAAATTAACAACCTGAGAAATGCTAAATCCGCCTTCTGCAAAATTTTGCTGGTAGAGTCCAACATTTGCTCCATCCACTATTGCATCATAATCAGCATTTTTGTCCAGCCAATCCTGTGGTAGAAAGtatagaaagaagaaaattaccATGAAGATTGCAATTTTTTTCCGTATGTGAAGTAATTCACGTTTTACTTTCATCAAGTCAAGCGAGAAGAGATCCGTTACGACTCAACTTCTTTTTAGAAGACAAAGAGGATCccttaactattaaaatagaattaataataaatatgtataatagtCTATGGTCTTTTTAAACCAGCATATTTCTTATATCCATGCATTTGAAGAAGCAAAGGAGCAAGACAAAACAATAGACACTGGACACTCATACTGCAAACCAATAAAACCAGGAATAACCTCTATCACCATCCCAAATAATAACACCCACTAAAGCAGATGGTGCATGTCATTAATAATACTACTGACattattatgtaataataAGCATGCCAAAACAATCAACTAATGTAGCAACACCGAATCCCCAAACACTGGTATTTATTTCTTCCTGTATCCTAAAACAATGGTCTTTATTTCTTCTACCCTTAGGAGAAAAGGACATAAACAAGTAACCTCAACTTTACTCACCTGAAACTCACTAAAGTTAGCCTTAACCTCCCTTTCCATAGCCAAACCTGCTAAAGATCCTGCAAACCTCTCAGTCTCCAGATCATCAATATCAACACAAGCCAAACTCTCCCCACAACAACAACATCTTCCATCCATATCCATGTTTCCTCTCTTCACCCCCCACTTCCCCTTCTCAATCCACCCAAGCCCATGCCACCCACCTCCATTCTTCACAACAGCCTTTCTCACCAAACCCACATCCAATTCCTTCCCATTCACCTCAAAATCCTTAAACCAATCCTCAACTATTTTTGCAGTCTCCTCCTTAACACACCTCACTGTTTTCCTCAATTTCTGCAAATACCCATAAACCCTCTCCTTATTTTTAGTCTCCACACTAACTTTCAACAATGCAGCAATCTCCAACTCCTCCAAATTCATTCCCATACTAACAATATGATCCTCCACCTCGTAAGCCTTAAAAGCTTCTAACTTCtcacaaaaacaaaacaacaCGGGATCATAAGTCCTCAATCGAGGTAATTGATTATCAACcaacatattttttatcaaattaaaagcaTAATCACCATCCCCTTTAGCTGCAGCAAGTCTAGCAATGGCAGTAATTGAAGCTTCATTACGTTTGATCCCAGTAGCCACCATATGTTCAAATATGTCAAACCCATTTTGTAAAGCAAGTTCCTTTTCTGATGGGTCATTAAGAGAGATTGAGCATAGGTAAAGGAGAGTGTTATAGTGATGTTGATTGAGTTGGGTTTTATTGGAAATTGCGGTTTTGTAAAGAGATATAGCAGAATTGAgatcttttgattttgagtAAAAGTTGAGGTTGTAATTGAATTGGGATTCTGGGGTTTGGTTCTTCTTATtgggtttcttttttcccattggagctgttgttgttgttccAGTGGCCATTGGTGCAActtggaaaaaaagaaaaaagagattgataaaccctaaattcaaaattgataAAACCCCAGAATCCCAATTGACAAGTCCAGTACATGATGGTGGAGTGAGAGAGAAAAACGACATTGTCGTTTGGGTGATTAACTATTTGGAATGCTTGGGCTGAAGTCTAAAATCTAGAGAACATATATTTAGTTCAGCCAGTCGTATTTAGGGCCTTTTAAATTTAGGTTGGGCtgaaatttagattttttaaagatcaaattagattatattttgaGCTAATTTCAAAAGGCATAATTATATCACATTGCGAACATAGTAATATGATCTAAGTCTATAAAACACAAgtctttttttatctatactggatatatatatcactataataaaaaaatacatatgtACGAGAGTTTtgcattttaatattgaatgattgccgcataaattatttaaaattaatgaatatatattaatcataagAATCTAGACTAGAAAAAAACTTTTTGATGAATTAATATAAAGTCTTAAAACTAGGTCGGTTAGACTTAGTCTAAGATAtattatatctaaaaatatattttccacaagtataaatatgtattgtatttataaataatccCACcgtaatatataatatttccaCAAGAAGCTGGTGTTTCTTGAGGTGGAGACATTCCAAAGAGGCTGTGAATATTATGTGAACACATCCATTCTTCATCACTTAATTTGTTTGATAGAGAAGAAACCCTATAAAATTGTTCCATTTCATTGACTAAAGAGAGGTGGGAAGCCActaatcttattatatttaattaaattataaccaTTATTAAGAATTGAATTTGGCAATGAGATTTTAATAGATTATATGATCAAGTTGAGAATTTAATACTTTGAATGTTGAGTAGATGATTTTGGTGGGTCCTTTTAAGACTGTTGgtcatgatttttctttctctttttttttatttgagaaatctATAAGATATGTGATGCTTTTgactaaatattattattgctaTCCACATGGTAATTTGTTTGTCAGTTGGATGTAACACctgaattaatatttattataacaaTTTTGACAAAATGAAATTTGTAGGAAaggtaaattaattaatattttcacaaTTATCTAATGTTTCTTTCCCCAACAATTCAAAAGAGATCGGAAAATTTAatggtaaaataaaattgaacgTTTAATGAACGATGGATGGATTATCTCACGTT is a genomic window containing:
- the LOC8277591 gene encoding proteinaceous RNase P 2 gives rise to the protein MSFFSLTPPSCTGLVNWDSGVLSILNLGFINLFFLFFQVAPMATGTTTTAPMGKKKPNKKNQTPESQFNYNLNFYSKSKDLNSAISLYKTAISNKTQLNQHHYNTLLYLCSISLNDPSEKELALQNGFDIFEHMVATGIKRNEASITAIARLAAAKGDGDYAFNLIKNMLVDNQLPRLRTYDPVLFCFCEKLEAFKAYEVEDHIVSMGMNLEELEIAALLKVSVETKNKERVYGYLQKLRKTVRCVKEETAKIVEDWFKDFEVNGKELDVGLVRKAVVKNGGGWHGLGWIEKGKWGVKRGNMDMDGRCCCCGESLACVDIDDLETERFAGSLAGLAMEREVKANFSEFQDWLDKNADYDAIVDGANVGLYQQNFAEGGFSISQLDAVVKELYDRSGKWPLIVLHNKRVRAILENPSQRNLIQEWTEKDILYTTPHGSNDDWYWLYAAVKLKCLLVTNDEMRDHIFELLGSSFFLKWKERHQVRYTFVKGKLKLQMPPPFSVLIQESEKGSWHVPIAGDGNEDSAQSWLCITRSSACYAPDKDEMNIETFETEYQDRILLSPSKANSITGYNDILDSEESFPHSENKPATLTGKRKGRSTSPS